From Polaribacter butkevichii, a single genomic window includes:
- a CDS encoding GNAT family N-acetyltransferase, producing the protein MIHLTEQLSLQKIKTEDCTKLYNVMREVYPLAYSHFWTDNGDWYVNSQYAKAHILKELSEENTAYYFVLFKDEIVGNFRIIWDETLQGLSEEKQVKLHRIYLHKKTQGNGIGKKLVAWLSERAIKKGYNAIWLDAMDEQPQAFQFYKKLGFVYHSHTFLAYDLLYKEVRKMSQLYKVLNP; encoded by the coding sequence ATGATTCATCTAACAGAACAACTATCCTTACAAAAGATAAAAACAGAAGATTGTACCAAATTGTATAATGTTATGCGTGAGGTTTACCCTTTAGCTTACAGCCATTTTTGGACAGATAATGGAGATTGGTATGTAAATTCTCAATACGCTAAAGCGCATATCTTAAAAGAATTATCCGAAGAAAATACAGCGTATTATTTTGTACTATTTAAAGATGAAATTGTGGGTAATTTTAGAATTATTTGGGATGAAACTTTGCAAGGTTTATCCGAAGAAAAACAAGTAAAGTTACACCGAATTTATCTTCATAAAAAAACACAAGGAAACGGAATTGGTAAAAAATTAGTTGCTTGGTTATCAGAAAGAGCAATTAAAAAAGGATACAATGCCATTTGGTTAGATGCTATGGATGAACAACCACAAGCTTTTCAGTTTTATAAAAAGTTAGGGTTTGTGTATCATTCTCATACTTTTTTAGCATATGATTTATTATATAAAGAAGTACGAAAAATGAGTCAGTTATATAAAGTTTTAAACCCTTAA
- a CDS encoding aldose 1-epimerase, protein MSSTVFLKNKESKVAIEKGELISFQKNNQEYIHQKGSKGWRNSDDEMFPVIGPTSKNNFRVHTKNGDAILDQHGLLREMDYSLISSDESSAKFIKKYKKNTAIINSKFPVKSTEEKLFWPFDFTFEKNFTLKNDVLTIDFIIESEKGMPFMLGYHPAFLLSNTGTETLISNDTEITLADVYKAGSNACPVLNADKIILKNSDKNDIEITTKNFDNFMLWTEVENMLCIEPITQYTSYTDQKFSEENMRLSEGKNTFSVTIKVL, encoded by the coding sequence ATGAGTTCTACAGTATTTTTAAAAAATAAAGAGTCTAAAGTTGCAATCGAAAAAGGAGAACTAATTAGTTTTCAGAAAAACAACCAAGAGTACATTCATCAAAAAGGAAGTAAAGGTTGGCGTAATTCTGATGACGAAATGTTTCCGGTAATTGGCCCAACTTCTAAAAATAATTTTAGAGTGCATACCAAAAATGGTGATGCTATTTTAGATCAACATGGTTTGTTAAGAGAAATGGATTATTCTTTAATTTCTTCGGATGAAAGCAGTGCTAAATTCATCAAAAAATATAAAAAGAATACAGCAATCATCAACAGTAAATTTCCTGTAAAATCTACAGAAGAAAAACTTTTTTGGCCTTTCGATTTTACATTCGAAAAGAATTTTACCTTAAAAAACGATGTTTTAACAATCGATTTTATCATCGAATCAGAAAAAGGAATGCCTTTTATGTTAGGCTATCATCCTGCATTTTTATTATCTAATACAGGTACTGAAACCTTAATTTCTAACGATACAGAAATTACTTTAGCAGATGTTTATAAAGCAGGTTCTAATGCTTGTCCGGTTTTAAATGCTGATAAAATCATCTTAAAAAATAGTGATAAAAACGACATAGAAATTACCACAAAAAACTTTGATAATTTTATGTTATGGACAGAAGTTGAAAACATGCTTTGTATTGAACCAATTACACAGTATACTTCTTACACAGACCAAAAATTCTCTGAAGAAAACATGCGTTTATCCGAAGGAAAAAATACTTTTTCTGTAACAATTAAAGTCTTATAA
- a CDS encoding alpha/beta hydrolase, with the protein MNIKSIYFLILLLVFNACKVKKSEVKKEITETKNTEKLSTKSINVSILQKTFIIDGLNDIPHKIWLYLPPNYTTSTEKYDVIYMHDAQNLFDNKTSFVGEWSVDETLNELYKKKGKGFIVVGIENGGEKRIEEYTPWKNLKYGGGKGAIYVNFLINELKPFIDKNYRTKPAPENTAIIGSSLGGLISFYGGLKHPEVFGKIGALSSSFWFSNKVIKFAEENGNQKNTRLYLLAGDKEEAIMVTDTENMAERLIDLGFPLENIKTKIAPKGTHTESFWKAEFLKVITFLYNL; encoded by the coding sequence ATGAATATAAAATCAATATATTTTCTAATTTTACTACTGGTTTTTAACGCTTGTAAAGTCAAAAAATCCGAAGTAAAAAAAGAAATTACAGAAACAAAAAATACAGAAAAACTTTCTACAAAATCAATCAATGTTTCCATTTTACAAAAAACATTTATTATTGATGGTTTAAACGATATTCCACATAAAATTTGGTTGTATTTACCACCAAATTATACTACATCAACAGAAAAATATGATGTAATTTATATGCACGATGCTCAGAATTTGTTTGATAACAAAACTTCTTTTGTTGGCGAATGGTCTGTAGATGAAACGCTAAATGAACTCTATAAAAAAAAGGGTAAAGGCTTTATTGTTGTAGGGATTGAAAATGGTGGAGAGAAAAGAATTGAAGAATATACACCTTGGAAAAACCTAAAATATGGTGGAGGAAAAGGAGCTATTTATGTCAATTTTTTAATAAATGAATTAAAACCTTTTATTGATAAAAATTACAGAACCAAACCAGCACCAGAAAACACAGCCATCATTGGCAGCTCTTTAGGAGGATTGATTTCATTTTATGGCGGATTAAAACATCCAGAAGTTTTTGGTAAAATAGGTGCACTTTCCTCCTCTTTTTGGTTTTCTAATAAAGTAATTAAATTTGCAGAAGAAAATGGGAATCAAAAAAATACAAGACTATATTTATTAGCCGGTGATAAAGAAGAAGCTATTATGGTTACCGATACAGAAAATATGGCAGAACGCTTAATAGATCTTGGTTTTCCATTAGAAAACATAAAAACTAAAATTGCACCAAAAGGAACACATACAGAGTCTTTTTGGAAAGCAGAATTTTTAAAAGTAATTACATTTTTATATAATTTATAA
- a CDS encoding PspC domain-containing protein yields MILGVCEWLSTKTQFSAKNIRILFVLLVLFGGLGLGAYLILWLVKILSKE; encoded by the coding sequence ATGATTTTAGGAGTATGTGAATGGTTAAGTACAAAAACACAGTTTTCAGCAAAAAATATTAGAATATTATTTGTCTTATTAGTTTTATTTGGAGGTTTAGGTCTTGGAGCCTATTTAATTTTATGGTTGGTAAAAATTCTATCTAAAGAATAA
- the recA gene encoding recombinase RecA: MAADKEKTAKLKALQLTLDKLDKTYGKGAVMKLGDVVTEDIDAISSGSLGLDLALGVGGYPRGRVIEIYGPESSGKTTLTLHAIAEAQKAGGIAAFIDAEHAFDKFYAENLGVDIDNLIISQPDHGEQALEIAENLIRSGAIDIVVIDSVAALTPKSEIEGEMGDSKMGLHARLMSQALRKLTGTISKTKCTVIFINQLREKIGVMFGNPETTTGGNALKFYASVRLDIRRRTQLKDGDRVIGNSTKVKVVKNKVAPPFQIAEFDIMYGQGISKVGEILDIGVELGIVKKSGSWFSYGETKLGQGRDAVKGLIKDNPELAEELEGKIKIAIENQE; this comes from the coding sequence ATGGCGGCAGATAAAGAAAAAACAGCAAAGCTAAAAGCACTTCAACTTACTCTAGATAAGCTAGATAAGACTTATGGTAAAGGAGCCGTAATGAAATTAGGTGATGTAGTTACCGAAGATATAGATGCAATTTCATCTGGTTCTTTAGGGTTAGATTTAGCCTTAGGCGTAGGCGGTTATCCAAGAGGAAGAGTTATTGAAATTTACGGACCAGAATCTTCTGGTAAAACTACTTTAACGTTGCATGCAATTGCAGAAGCTCAAAAAGCTGGAGGAATTGCAGCATTTATTGATGCAGAGCACGCATTTGATAAATTTTACGCAGAAAATTTAGGAGTAGATATCGATAATTTAATTATTTCTCAACCAGATCATGGTGAGCAAGCATTAGAAATTGCAGAAAACTTAATTCGTTCTGGTGCAATTGATATTGTTGTTATTGATTCTGTGGCAGCATTAACTCCAAAATCCGAGATTGAAGGAGAAATGGGAGATTCTAAAATGGGTTTACATGCTCGTTTAATGTCTCAAGCATTACGTAAATTAACAGGTACTATTTCTAAAACAAAATGTACAGTTATATTTATTAACCAATTACGTGAAAAAATTGGTGTAATGTTTGGTAACCCAGAAACTACAACGGGTGGTAACGCATTAAAATTCTATGCTTCTGTACGTTTAGATATTAGAAGAAGAACACAACTTAAAGACGGAGATAGAGTTATTGGTAACAGTACTAAAGTTAAAGTTGTTAAAAATAAAGTAGCACCGCCTTTTCAAATTGCAGAATTTGATATTATGTACGGGCAAGGAATCTCTAAAGTTGGTGAAATTTTAGATATTGGTGTAGAATTAGGTATTGTAAAGAAAAGTGGTTCTTGGTTTAGTTACGGAGAAACAAAATTAGGTCAGGGTAGAGATGCTGTTAAAGGTTTAATTAAAGACAATCCAGAATTAGCTGAAGAACTTGAAGGTAAAATTAAGATTGCTATTGAAAATCAAGAATAA
- a CDS encoding LytR/AlgR family response regulator transcription factor, whose protein sequence is MKYTYIIIQDKIDDFEDLKTALDEHSDYKFIATATNLEDGFSLIVKAKPNLIFLDVEINDRNSFTLIPKLKEFFTDLPIIIMTTKHNYYAKEAVNNQVSYFLSKPTEAVELENSLLFFEKVFTERQTHLVVKTGADIYLLHYNEISFLQAERNYTSIFNANGKSFSTSKSLKHFEETLPKKFIRVHRSFIVNKNCIERLNTRKGQLFLQPTDTLQDLEENFIPIGKEYLQKLKNSFSF, encoded by the coding sequence ATGAAATATACATATATCATTATACAAGATAAAATTGATGATTTTGAAGATTTAAAAACAGCTTTAGATGAACATTCTGATTATAAATTTATAGCTACAGCAACAAATTTAGAAGATGGTTTTTCTTTAATTGTGAAAGCAAAACCCAATCTTATTTTTTTAGATGTAGAAATTAATGATAGAAATTCCTTTACACTTATTCCTAAATTAAAAGAGTTTTTTACTGATTTGCCAATAATTATTATGACAACAAAACATAATTATTATGCAAAAGAAGCAGTAAACAACCAAGTTTCTTATTTTTTAAGTAAGCCAACAGAGGCTGTAGAACTAGAAAATTCATTACTATTTTTTGAAAAAGTATTTACAGAAAGACAAACACACCTTGTAGTAAAAACAGGGGCAGATATCTATCTTTTACACTATAATGAAATTTCTTTTTTACAAGCGGAAAGAAATTATACAAGTATTTTTAATGCAAACGGAAAAAGTTTTTCAACATCAAAATCTTTAAAACATTTTGAAGAAACGTTACCTAAAAAATTTATTCGTGTTCATAGAAGTTTTATTGTAAATAAAAACTGTATTGAAAGATTAAATACTAGAAAAGGACAACTCTTTTTACAACCAACGGATACACTTCAGGATTTAGAAGAAAATTTTATTCCTATTGGAAAAGAATACCTACAGAAACTTAAAAACTCTTTTTCTTTTTAA
- a CDS encoding alpha/beta hydrolase, which yields MIKYSLILSVLLLFSCKNKPTTPTNVVSENKTIQEETKPNLEKETITFPSKDSLPITADIYKIKETPITVLLCHQAGYSRGEYKDTAIELNKLGYSVMAIDQRSGNTVNTIDNQTAIAAKTKGLGLTYLDARQDIEAAIDYVYQQNGGKQILLVGSSYSSSLALLMGENNSKIKAVAAFSPGEYFKGIDINKAISTYTKPVFVTSSKSESAGVTTLVNKIKPIYVTHFIPEVKGIHGSRALWKTTEGNETYWASFNDFLSSLKAQ from the coding sequence ATGATAAAATATTCTTTAATTCTTAGCGTACTCTTACTTTTTTCTTGTAAAAATAAACCGACAACTCCAACTAATGTTGTGTCAGAAAATAAAACGATACAAGAAGAAACAAAACCTAATTTAGAAAAAGAAACCATTACATTTCCGTCTAAAGATAGTTTGCCAATTACTGCAGATATTTATAAAATTAAAGAAACGCCTATTACTGTTTTATTATGCCATCAGGCAGGTTATAGTAGAGGAGAATATAAAGACACTGCCATAGAATTAAATAAATTAGGATATTCTGTAATGGCAATAGATCAACGTTCTGGCAACACTGTAAATACTATAGATAACCAAACAGCAATTGCTGCCAAAACAAAAGGTTTAGGGCTTACTTATTTAGATGCAAGGCAAGATATTGAAGCTGCAATAGATTATGTATATCAACAAAACGGAGGAAAACAAATTTTGTTAGTTGGTAGTTCTTATTCTTCTTCTTTAGCGCTTTTAATGGGAGAAAATAATTCTAAAATTAAAGCAGTAGCAGCTTTTAGTCCTGGTGAATATTTTAAAGGTATTGATATCAATAAAGCCATAAGTACGTATACTAAACCTGTTTTTGTAACTTCTTCTAAAAGTGAAAGTGCCGGTGTAACTACTTTGGTAAATAAAATAAAGCCTATTTATGTAACTCATTTTATACCAGAAGTAAAAGGTATTCATGGTTCTAGAGCGTTGTGGAAAACTACAGAAGGTAATGAAACTTATTGGGCTTCATTTAATGATTTTTTATCTTCTTTAAAAGCTCAATAA
- the dut gene encoding dUTP diphosphatase, which translates to MNVQIINKSKHATPNYETAGAAGMDLRANIETAITLKPLERAIVKTGLFIALPVGFEAQVRPRSGLAAKKGITVLNAPGTVDADYRGEIGVILVNLSNEEFIVNDGERIAQLIIAKHERINWQEVTVLSETARGAGGFGSTGV; encoded by the coding sequence ATGAACGTACAAATAATTAATAAATCGAAACACGCAACCCCTAATTACGAAACAGCAGGTGCTGCAGGAATGGATTTAAGAGCAAATATTGAAACAGCAATCACCTTAAAACCTTTAGAAAGAGCCATTGTAAAAACAGGCTTATTTATAGCGTTACCTGTTGGTTTTGAAGCTCAAGTTAGACCAAGAAGTGGTTTGGCTGCTAAAAAAGGAATTACTGTTTTAAACGCTCCAGGAACTGTAGATGCAGATTACAGAGGAGAAATTGGTGTTATTTTAGTAAACCTATCTAATGAAGAATTTATTGTAAATGATGGCGAAAGAATAGCGCAATTAATTATTGCAAAACACGAACGTATAAACTGGCAAGAAGTAACTGTTTTAAGTGAAACAGCACGTGGTGCTGGTGGTTTTGGAAGTACAGGAGTTTAA